The proteins below are encoded in one region of Triticum aestivum cultivar Chinese Spring chromosome 1B, IWGSC CS RefSeq v2.1, whole genome shotgun sequence:
- the LOC123135167 gene encoding arginyl-tRNA--protein transferase 2: MADGASSSGARAGGRGGGGGGGGESVVIDYGRRRTTCGYCRSTGPTSISHGLWANSLKADDYQALLDRGWRRSGCFLYKPEMERTCCPAYTIRLKASDFICSKEQDRVLKRMQRFLDGELDPQVGSPQCKTNPTKRSLNEPMNSPTLKVSRVSAYEFQTATGPSLDKEDEFISFLSSKINEAIGTCFQGGIVGSDVELPKAVVKTVKPQVKKKVGGAAQEKKGGAVQDLVYSCNVSFQLAAVIKRALPEEKCAVLGDLSPNCIAERLVLTMEHHGEIAGFAVKACNGHLNFYSATIQPIQNHTSIDASAQASSDRSTSSKQSSVNKNDARHNKKARKLEFKMAKSHFDPEEFALYQRYQTKVHKEKTVTESSYKRFLVDTPIVPIPPRSGDNTVPPCGFGSFHQQYRIDGKLVAVGVVDILPKCLSSKYLFWDPDLAFLSLGKYTALKEIDWVKTTQKSCPSLEYYYLGYYIHSCNKMRYKAAYRPSELLCPVRYEWVRYDAAKPLLDKSLYSVISDFSTMAQDEIPQPHACGPCDGSSAQNDHSETPIDEDDEDSESDYDESDMMVDEEMVHSESKGDTAEECSDVDVENVIMGLSGSRVKYKELHSVVGPIDRRHLSELERQLSRYAKVVGKELSDRIVYSLS; this comes from the exons ATGGCGGACGGCGCCAGCAGCAGCGGCGCCCGGGCCGGcggacgcgggggcggcggcggcggcggcggcgagtcggTGGTGATTGACTACGGCCGGCGGCGCACGACCTGCGGCTACTGCCGATCCACCGGCCCCACGAGCATCTCCCACG GTCTGTGGGCCAACAGTCTGAAAGCTGATGACTATCAAG CTCTTCTTGACCGTGGATGGAGGAGGTCTGGCTGTTTTCTCTACAAGCCTGAGATGGAACGGACATGCTGTCCGGCATATACTATACGTCTGAAGGCAAGTGATTTCATTTGTTCCAAAGAGCAAGACCGTGTACTTAAAAGGATGCAAAG GTTTCTTGATGGAGAGCTTGACCCACAGGTTGGAAGTCCACAGTGCAAGACTAACCCTACAAAACGTTCACTCAATGAACCTATGAATTCACCAACCTTGAAAGTATCCAGGGTATCAGCATATGAATTTCAAACAGCCACGGGTCCAAGTTTAGACAAAGAAGATGAGTTTATTAGTTTCCTGTCTAGCAAAATCAATGAGGCAATAGGTACGTGCTTCCAAGGTGGAATAGTAGGTTCtgatgttgaactccctaaagctGTTGTGAAGACTGTTAAACCTCAAGTAAAAAAGAAAGTAGGAGGAGCAGCACAAGAAAAGAAAGGAGGAGCAGTGCAAGATTTGGTGTACTCATGCAATGTAAGTTTCCAACTGGCTGCAGTAATTAAACGTGCATTGCCTGAAGAAAAATGTGCAGTATTAGGGGACCTTTCTCCAAACTGTATTGCAGAAAGGCTGGTGTTGACAATGGAGCATCATGGAGAAATAGCTGGTTTTGCAGTGAAAGCCTGTAATGGCCATCTGAACTTCTATTCAGCCACTATTCAGCCAATTCAGAATCATACTAGCATTGATGCATCTGCACAAGCTTCTTCAGATAGGTCGACTAGCTCAAAACAAAGCTCTGTGAACAAAAATGATGCAAGACATAATAAAAAAGCAAGAAAGCTGGAATTTAAGATGGCAAAATCACATTTTGACCCTGAGGAGTTTGCTTTGTACCAAAGATATCAGACAAAAGTTCACAAGGAAAAGACAGTTACAGAAAGCTCATACAAGAGATTTCTGGTCGATACCCCAATTGTACCTATTCCCCCAAGGAGTGGTGATAATACAGTTCCGCCATGCGGTTTTGGTTCATTTCATCAGCAGTATAGAATTGATGGAAAACTTGTGGCAGTTGGTGTAGTTGATATCCTTCCTAAATGTCTCTCAAGCAAATATTTGTTCTGGGATCCTGACCTTGCTTTCCTATCTCTTGGAAAGTATACAGCTCTAAAGGAAATAGATTGGGTCAAGACAACACAGAAAAGTTGCCCCAGCCTTGAGTACTATTACCTTGGTTATTATATACATTCCTGCAACAAGATGAGATACAAAGCTGCATATCGACCATCAGAACTTCTCTGTCCAGTCCGTTATGA GTGGGTGCGCTATGATGCTGCAAAACCCTTACTAGATAAGAGCCTGTATTCTGTTATATCTGATTTCTCCACCATGGCGCAAGATGAAATCCCCCAACCACACGCTTGTGGTCCTTGTGATGGATCTTCAGCACAAAACGACCACAGTGAGACTCCTattgatgaggatgatgaggactCAGAGTCAGACTATGATGAATCAGACATGatggttgatgaagagatggttcATTCAGAGTCTAAAGGTGATACAGCTGAGGAATGTTCCGACGTAGATGTTGAAAACGTTATCATGGGCCTGAGCGGCTCTCGGGTTAAATACAAG GAACTTCACAGCGTTGTCGGGCCAATCGACAGGAGACACCTGAGTGAGCTGGAAAGGCAGCTGAGCAGATACGCGAAAGTCGTTGGGAAGGAGCTGTCTGACCGTATCGTCTATTCCCTTAGCTGA
- the LOC123135181 gene encoding uncharacterized protein, with protein sequence MRSPSLEPAAAAAPIPRAAAFGRVWVAHGARGPRRVVGAGLAGTGTAGRLRVLVAALPEPLLHQLVPAQEGSEALSPEADEVHGDMASAEISSPPPPAVPGSTVRVRFVLKERCNFGQSFQMVGDDPALGLWEPARAVALDWSEGHNWTVEKDLPANRLIEFKFLLQDSLGKFHWQNGPNTTLQTGETTKTLVVYEDWGNAKNQKVAEEEDALVQMMEAVVNDDHCSNGLVSAHELQVCDNQEIKEPDAPVPIPWGGAFGRVRVTYGGQGLRRVGSDGLAGTAGRLSVLVTALPKPLEQLMPTQEGVIALAPEADEVQGAVASAEISSPPAPAVPGSTVHVRFVLKERCTFGQSFHLVGDVPALGLWEPTNAVAMDWLEGHDWTVEKDLPANRLIEFKFLLQDSLGKFHWQNGPNRSLQTGETKKTLVVYVDWGNAKNKEVVEEGDTPVEMAEAVVADDDQGRNGVVAGNELQVRDNQEIKEDESTISDGENPMAPAIASVGEETMKACEADQPELLMDEDKIQDGLHDEIDTAPQNGRATTYADADSEYGETADDVLSKNGVLVKRAGAFERELLWGWKALQQLVGFKADT encoded by the exons ATGAGATCCCCATCCCTGGAGCCAgccgcggccgccgcgccgatCCCCCGGGCTGCGGCCTTCGGGCGGGTCTGGGTCGCCCACGGCGCGCGGGGGCCGCGGCGCGTCGTGGGTGCCGGCCTAGCTGGGACTGGGACCGCCGGCCGCCTGAGGGTGCTCGTCGCCGCGCTCCCGGAGCCCCTCCTCCACCAGCTCGTGCCCGCGCAGGAGGGCTCCGAAGCACTGTCGCCGGAG GCTGACGAGGTGCATGGGGATATGGCTTCTGCCGAGATTTCGTCACCCCCTCCTCCTGCTG TTCCTGGAAGCACAGTGCGTGTCAGATTTGTGCTAAAAGAGCGGTGCAACTTCGGCCAAAGCTTCCAGATGGTCGGTGACGACCCGGCGCTCGGCCTGTGGGAGCCGGCGAGGGCGGTCGCTTTGGATTGGTCGGAAGGCCACAATTGGACAGTGGAGAAA GATTTGCCTGCCAACAGGTTGATTGAGTTCAAGTTCTTGCTGCAAGATTCCCTGGGAAAGTTCCACTGGCAGAATGGACCTAACACAACCCTACAGACAGGTGAAACCACAAAGACATTGGTGGTCTATGAAGATTGGGGTAATGCGAAGAATCAGAAAGTAGCAGAGGAGGAAGACGCCCTGGTTCAAATGATGGAGGCAGTTGTCAATGACGACCACTGTAGCAATGGTCTTGTTTCGGCACATGAGCTACAAGTGTGTGACAATCAAGAGATCAAAGAGCCAGATGCGCCCGTGCCGATCCCTTGGGGCGGAGCTTTTGGCCGGGTCCGGGTCACCTATGGTGGGCAGGGGCTGCGGCGCGTCGGCAGCGATGGCTTGGCTGGGACTGCCGGCCGCCTGAGCGTGCTCGTCACCGCGCTACCGAAACCCCTCGAGCAGCTCATGCCCACGCAGGAGGGTGTCATAGCACTAGCGCCGGAG GCTGATGAGGTCCAGGGGGCAGTGGCCTCTGCTGAGATTTCGTCACCACCTGCTCCTGCTG TTCCTGGAAGCACAGTGCATGTCAGATTTGTGCTAAAAGAGCGGTGCACCTTCGGCCAAAGCTTCCACCTGGTCGGTGACGTCCCAGCACTCGGCCTCTGGGAACCGACGAACGCGGTCGCTATGGATTGGTTGGAAGGCCACGACTGGACAGTAGAGAAA GATTTGCCTGCCAACAGGTTGATTGAGTTCAAGTTCTTGCTCCAAGATTCCTTGGGAAAGTTTCATTGGCAGAATGGGCCTAATAGAAGCCTACAGACAGGTGAAACCAAAAAGACATTGGTGGTCTACGTAGATTGGGGTAATGCGAAGAATAAAGAAGTAGTAGAGGAGGGAGACACGCCAGTTGAAATGGCGGAGGCAGTTGTTGCCGATGATGATCAAGGCAGAAATGGTGTTGTTGCGGGAAATGAGTTACAAGTGCGTGACAATCAAGAGATCAAAGAGGACGAATCAACTATAAGCGATGGTGAGAATCCAATGGCTCCTGCTATTGCATCTGTTGGAGAGGAGACAATGAAGGCATGTGAAGCTGATCAACCAGAG CTGTTGATGGATGAAGATAAAATTCAAGACGGGCTTCATGATGAAATAGATACAGCACCCCAGAATGGCAGGGCTACGACGTATGCTGATGCTGATAGTGAATACGGTGAAACGGCCGACGATGTCCTGTCCAAGAATGGCGTTCTGGTTAAGCGGGCAGGAGCTTTTGAGCGTGAGTTGCTTTGGGGTTGGAAGGCCTTGCAGCAGCTCGTGGGCTTCAAAGCGGACACATGA